One Lucilia cuprina isolate Lc7/37 chromosome 4, ASM2204524v1, whole genome shotgun sequence DNA segment encodes these proteins:
- the LOC111685900 gene encoding atlastin, whose translation MPGEAVQVISTSEEHTFILNEDNLSEVLMREEVKDRYVCVVSVAGAFRKGKSFLLDFFLRYMYSKYVRHDVSDWLGDEDSPLTGFSWRGGSERDTTGILMWSDIFLHDYPNGDKIAIILLDTQGAFDSQSTVRDCATVFALSTMLSSVQIYNLSQNIQEDDLQHLQLFTEYGRLALADSGKKPFQRLQFLVRDWSFPYEAEYGALGGDQILKKRLEISDKQHPELQSLRRHISSCFQEVACFLMPHPGLNVATNPKFDGRLKDITPEFKQSLRTLVPMLLSPDNLVYKEISGQRIRARDLIQYFQSYMTIYKGDELPEPKSMLVATAEANHLTAVANAKELYNQLMEDVCGGTRPYLSTGHLEAEHLRVKDKAVFQFLAKRKMGGEEFTEKFRQQLDSDLEEIFVSYKAHNESKNIFKAARTPAVYFALAVVFYILSGIFGLLGMYTFANFSNLIMGISLLTLALWAYIRYSGELSDFGVKLDDFATLLWENFMKPIYQGCMEKGIQHVATHAAEAAVGGGSRTSLNGKLKSS comes from the exons ATGCCGGGAGAGGCGGTTCAAGTAATCTCCACATCGGAGGAACACACATTCATATTAAATGAAGACAATTTAAGTGAGGTGCTGATGCGTGAAGAAGTCAAAGATCGTTATGTGTGTGTGGTATCAGTAGCGGGAGCATTTCGTAAAGGAAAAAGTTTTCTCTTAGATTTTTTCCTGCGTTACATGTATTCAAAG TATGTACGCCATGATGTTAGCGATTGGTTGGGTGATGAAGATTCACCTTTGACTGGTTTTTCGTGGCGTGGCGGTTCGGAACGTGATACAACTGGCATACTTATGTGGTCGGATATATTTTTACATGACTATCCCAATGGTGACAAAATTGCCATTATTCTATTGGACACACAGGGAGCCTTCGATAGCCAAAGTACTGTACGTGATTGTGCTACGGTTTTCGCTTTAAGCACCATGTTGTCATCCGTTCAAATCTATAATTTGTCACAAAACATCCAGGAGGATGATTTACAACATTTACAATTGTTCACAGAATATGGTCGTTTGGCTTTAGCCGACTCTGGCAAGAAACCTTTTCAACGTTTACAATTTCTAGTGCGTGATTGGAGTTTCCCCTATGAAGCTGAATACGGCGCCTTGGGTGGTGATCAAATACTGAAAAAGCGCCTGGAAATATCGGATAAACAACATCCCGAATTGCAATCACTTAGACGTCATATTTCCTCGTGCTTCCAAGAAGTTGCCTGTTTCCTTATGCCCCATCCCGGTCTAAATGTCGCTACAAATCCCAAATTCGATGGTCGTCTCAAAGATATCACACCGGAATTTAAACAAAGCTTAAGAACTTTAGTGCCCATGCTCTTGTCGCCCGATAATTTGGTATACAAAGAAATCAGTGGTCAACGCATTAGGGCCAGAGATCTGATACAATACTTCCAATCGTATATGACAATTTACAAGGGTGATGAGTTGCCAGAACCTAAAAGTATGTTGGTAGCCACGGCAGAAGCTAATCATTTGACTGCTGTAGCAAATGCCAAAGAGTTGTACAATCAATTGATGGAAGATGTTTGCGGTGGCACTAGACCGTACTTAAGCACAGGACATTTGGAAGCTGAACACTTAAGAGTTAAGGACAAAGCTGTATTTCAG TTTCTGGCCAAACGTAAAATGGGCGGTGAAGAGTTCACCGAAAAGTTCCGTCAACAATTGGATTCTGATCTTGAGGAAATCTTTGTTTCTTATAAAGCGCacaatgaaagtaaaaatatatttaaagccGCACGTACCCCAGCTGTTTACTTCGCCCTCGCTGTTGTCTTTTACATTCTAAGTGGCATCTTTGGTCTGTTGGGCATGTACACCTTTGCCAATTTCAGTAATTTAATCATGGGCATTTCATTGCTGACCTTAGCTTTGTGGGCGTATATTAG ATACAGCGGTGAATTAAGTGATTTTGGTGTTAAACTAGATGACTTTGCGACGTTACTGTGGGAGAAC tTTATGAAACCGATTTATCAGGGCTGCATGGAAAAAGGCATACAACATGTTGCCACACATGCTGCTGAAGCGGCCGTTGGTGGCGGTAGTCGCACATCACTAAATGGCAAATTGAAAAGTTCATGA
- the LOC111685920 gene encoding uncharacterized protein LOC111685920: protein MQKNQNDASGYKKPKATINDKEPSTASSAAKQQQQQQQKMVVNNSKQTTTTGTSTNNNYLGHKNQTQPIETTSLNAASATLFASIWSKFSATCNEAKQQKILQKQQASKIPTAAAASTSPTTSNGNANGNNVTNRKKRKSKKNSNSTLNMTK, encoded by the coding sequence ATGCAGAAAAATCAAAATGATGCAAGTGGCTATAAAAAGCCAAAGGCAACGATAAATGATAAAGAGCCGTCAACAGCGTCATCAGcggcaaaacaacaacaacagcaacaacaaaaaatggtaGTTAATAAtagtaaacaaacaacaacaacaggaaCATCAACGAATAACAATTATTTAGGTCATAAAAACCAAACACAACCCATAGAAACCACATCATTAAATGCTGCCAGTGCTACATTATTTGCTTCTATATGGAGTAAATTTTCTGCCACTTGTAATGAagccaaacaacaaaaaatcttacaaaaacaacaagctTCTAAAATACCTACAGCAGCAGCGGCATCAACATCCCCAACAACTTCTAATGGCAATGCTAATGGTAACAATGTTACCAatcgtaaaaaaagaaaatcaaagaaGAATTCCAATTCAACTTtgaatatgacaaaataa